TCGAGAAGATCGGCTCAGGCCGTAGCGGCGGGACCACCCAGGCCGAAAGCCGGATCTACAACGAGCGCCTCGTGGTTACGCTGGTGCGCCGGCATGGCCAGCTCGCCAAGACCGACCTGACGCGCCTTACCGGTCTCGCCCCCCAGACCATCACCACCATCGTGAACCGCGCCGCCGAAGCGGGCCTGCTGCGCCGGCTGGAGCCCATGCGCGGCAAGCTCGGCCAGCCCTCCGTCCCCTACGCCCTTAATCCCGACGCGGCCTTCTCATTCGGCCTCAAGATCGACCACCACAGCGCCGATGTCGCCCTCATCAATTTCACCGGCGAAGTGGTGGCCTTCGAGCGCGCCGAGTTCGTCCACCCTGGTCCGGAAGACGTGATGGCCTTCGCTCGGAGTGCCATCGAGCGCCTGCGGGCGGCGCATCCCTCCGTCTTGGAGGAGCGCATTGCGGGCCTCGGCATCGCCTCGCCCTTTCATCCCGGCAGCCTTGGCGAGGACGCCGTCCTGCCTCAGCCCCGTATCCAGGCGTGGCGGAAGATCGACATTCGGGCCGAACTCGACCGCGTCTTCGACTGGCCGGTCTTTCTGCACAATGACGGCACCATGGCGGTCGCCGCCGAACTGATGTTCGGCGCCGGTGCTTTCTTGGCCGATTTCCTCCATGCCTATATCGGCCATTGCGTCGGCGGCGGCCTGGCGCTCGACCATCATCTGCATCCCGGCCGCAACAAGCTCGCGGGCGCGCTCGGCGACATGCCCGTCCCCGCTGCGGGTCATGGCAACGAACCCACAGTGCCCTTGTCGCGCCTCGCCTCCTTGCGAGCTCTCGCCGACCGGCTGAACGGCGCCGATGACGGACGCATCTGGTCGTCGCCCGACGATTGGGGTGATCTGGGCCCCCCCTTGCAGGACTGGATCGAAGCCGCCTCCGGCGGCCTTGCTCATGTCGTGATGAATGCCGTCGCCTTGCTCGATATCGACAATGTCGTCATCGACGGCGCCATGCCAAAAGAGGTGCGCAAGGAGATCGCCAAAGCGACGCGGCGCAAGCTGGCCCGAAGCCTTGCCGGCCGGCCGCAGCCCTTCTCGGTGCTCGAAGGCGCCTTCGGCCACCTCGGCCCCGCCATCGGCGGCGCCAGCATCCCGTTATTGGTGAAATACTCCAACGACCGCGACGTTCTCTTCAAGGACTGAGAGTGCGCCTGACCTGATCAATTGGTGATGACGATCCGCGTGTCGTCCATGCCATACTGGCGTATCAGGCTGTAGAGTCTGGCGGCGTTTCCGGGCGCCAACCTTATGCAGCCATGCGAGGCGGGCCGCCCCAGCGAGCGCACATAGCCGGTGCCGTGGATGGCATAGCCGCCGCGGAAGAAGACCGAATGCGGCATGGGTGAATTGTCGTATTTGCGCGAATAATGCATGCGTTTCAGGAGATACGGACGGAACGATCCGCGCGGTGTCCAGTAGCCTGAACGGGCGGTGGACACCCGCCAGCTCGCATAGGGCCAGCCATTGACGGTGACGGACATCGTCTGGCTGGAAATATCGATCCGTACAGCGACATTCGCCGCAGCGGACGACGTCATGACCAGGAGGCTCAGCAGGCCGGCAGCGGCGACGGATGCGGCCGCCCGGAGTACTCCGTTACGCATACGCATGATCAAGCCCTCAACAAACTCAGCCACTGTCAGAAAAGCATGACTCACTTCGGCCCGGCAATGGGCCCGCCCTTCAATTCGGCGTGATTATTCCTAGCTGTTTTCCAGCTGGAACGCATTGAATTTGCGGAAATATGTTTAAAAGCGAGGCGGGGCGGCTCAATCGAACAGGAATTCGCGCCCCACTTTGACCCGCCGCACCCCGTCATAGGCGATGATGTCGGCGGTGGCATAGGTCTCCGACAGGGTCGCCGGCAGGAAGCTTCCCGTGCCGACGATATCGAGCGGCGCCTTGGCCGCCCCCATGACCTGGCATTTCTGCGGGTCGAAGCCGGAGGAGCCGACGATCTGGGCGTCGCGATAGCCGGCCTCATCCAGCGCCAGGCGCGCATGGATGATCGAGGCGACCGACACCCCTTTGCCGAACAAAATGCGGCGCACCTTGTCGACCAGGATATTCCCAGGGTCGAGCTGAAAGGCGCGTCCGCCCAGAATCTGCTCGACGATATTATATTCGCCCGACACGCCGAGCCACTGTCCGACCCGCTCGACCGATTTCTCGTAATCGAGCCCTTCGGCGAAGCGCCCGCCATGCGTGTCAATTCTGACACCGAAAGTCTTGCCCTGCTTATCGAGCTTCGCTTCCCGATAGAACCACTTGGCGCAGCGCAGTGCGTCGGTGATCTCCTCGCCCGTATAATCGACGAGGGCGGTGAGCGTCTTGGCGCCCGGTATCGTGGCGTTGAAGAGCTTCATCGCTTCGAGCACATCGCCGCCGGTATAGCCGACCAGCGCATGCGGCATGGTGCCCATGCCCTGATCGGCGCCGAACAGCGGTGCCGTCAAATCCTGCGAGGAGCCGATGAATCCCTTCACCTTCGGGTCGGCGCGCTTCGCCGCTTCGCTGCCCACCGCCGCGCCATAGGCGGCGAGGATATTCATCTCGGCGCCGCTCGCATGGCGCGCATGCATGTCCATGAAGCCGGCCGTCGGAATGGCGCGGCACATCTCATACGCGTTGTTCGCCGACACGCAGGGAAAGCCGGTCTTCTGCAAGAGCAGCGTCTCGATTTCCGAGAGCTTCGCCATGGAGCCCGTGATTTCCATCATCTTCATCTCCGAAGGCACGAGATCGCCTTCGTTGAAGAAGCGTTTCACCTTGGTGCCGGGCGCCAGGCGGTTGATGAGGCGGATGGTCGGCTCGAGGGCGGCCACCACGCGCCGGCGCATGAACACCGCGAAGGTCACTTCCGCATCGCCATTCGCATTCACGATGCGCGAGGTATTGGTGAAATACTTGTCGGTCTGCGCGTCGATCGGGCCGGCGCTCAGGCAGATGTCGACGATGCGGTCGAGGACCTCATCGCGCTGCGCTGAAAGGGAAGCTCTCTGGTCCATAGCCTGTTTCTCCAGACCGGATTTTGGGCAATGTTGGGCGAAGCGTCAAACTTTCGCCAGCTGGTCCTGCATGGCCTTGGCGCCCGCCGTCAGGAGGCCGACATCGGTGGCGGCGGCAATGAATCTGAAGCCATGGCCGGCGAAGAAGGCGCAAGCCTCCGGCGAACCGCCGAAGGCGCCCGGAACAAGCTTGTTCTTCTTGGCGGCCGCCGCGATAGCCTTGATCGCGGCTTCGAGCTTGGGGACCTTGAGATCCTTGCCGAGGCCGAAGCCGAGCGAGATCGACAGGTCATTGGGCCCGACGAACAGCCCGTCGAGGCCGGGCGTCGCCGCGATCGCGTCGAGATTGCCGAGCGCTTCCTCGGTCTCGATCATGGCGAAGATCATGGTGCGGCTGTTGGCTTCCTTCAGATATTCGGCCGGCACCGTGCCCGCCGCCTGAACCGCGGCATAGCCGCCCCAGCTCCGCATGCCGGCGGGCGCATATTTCGCCGCCTTCACCAGAGCCTCGGCCTGGGCTCTGGTGTTGACCATCGGCGCGATCACGACCGTGGCGCCGGCGTCGAGCGCCTGCCCGACAAGGCCCGGATCGTTCCACAGAATGCGCAGGATCAGCGGCTTGCCGCTGGCCGTGATCGCCGGCGACATGGAGGCCACGTCAGTGAAGCCGGCGAGGCCGTGCTGCATGTCGATGCACACCGCCTCATAGGGTAGCCGCGCCATCTGCCCTGCGACAATTGCGCCCGGGAACGTCATCCATGAAAAATAGAAGGGTTCCGGTTTGGCGAGCCTGCTCCTGAGGTCGGTGCCCATCGCGAATCCTCAGCCTTCCGACTGAAGCTGTTGGACAGCCTTGCCGAGCAGCTCGTCCATGGTGCGGCGGATCTGGTGATCGGACTGGTCCACGCCCTTATCGTCGAAATCCTTGCGGACCTTGCGGAAGACGTCGTGATCGCCCGCTTCCTCGAAATCGGAAGCGACCACCGCTTTGACATAGGCGTCGGCTTCGCTGCCCGAAAGGCCCAATTTTTCTGCCGCCCACACGCCAAGCATCCTGTTGCGCCGCGCCACGGCCCGGAACCTCATTTCCTCGTCAAGGGCGAACTTCCGCTCGAAACCTTCCTCGCGCTTGTCGAATATCGTCATTCCAGCTCTCCACTAGGATTATGTGCAAATCTACGCTCAGGGAGATGAGATAGCGGCTGGCCGGCCCCAAATCAACCGCGCTTGATTATCCGGCCCTCCCGGGCTAGGTCCATTGTGCAGCGCACCCCCAGGCATTATGTTTGGGCCATGGCGGCAAGCTTATGAGTCGCATAACTTCTCGATATTGGTGGCGTAAGGACCCCTTGCGGACGTAATTTGCGAGGGTATCAAGGGTTTTCTGGATGAGGATTGTGAATATGAACACCAGGCGCACCCGCATTTATGAGGGCAAGGCGAAGATCCTGTATGAAGGGCCTGAGCCCGGAACCCTTATCGTTCACTACAAGGACGACGCGACCGCCTTCAATGCCCAAAAGAAAGCCGTCATCGAC
This genomic stretch from Nordella sp. HKS 07 harbors:
- a CDS encoding ROK family transcriptional regulator produces the protein MTGTSFFSVEKIGSGRSGGTTQAESRIYNERLVVTLVRRHGQLAKTDLTRLTGLAPQTITTIVNRAAEAGLLRRLEPMRGKLGQPSVPYALNPDAAFSFGLKIDHHSADVALINFTGEVVAFERAEFVHPGPEDVMAFARSAIERLRAAHPSVLEERIAGLGIASPFHPGSLGEDAVLPQPRIQAWRKIDIRAELDRVFDWPVFLHNDGTMAVAAELMFGAGAFLADFLHAYIGHCVGGGLALDHHLHPGRNKLAGALGDMPVPAAGHGNEPTVPLSRLASLRALADRLNGADDGRIWSSPDDWGDLGPPLQDWIEAASGGLAHVVMNAVALLDIDNVVIDGAMPKEVRKEIAKATRRKLARSLAGRPQPFSVLEGAFGHLGPAIGGASIPLLVKYSNDRDVLFKD
- a CDS encoding L,D-transpeptidase translates to MRNGVLRAAASVAAAGLLSLLVMTSSAAANVAVRIDISSQTMSVTVNGWPYASWRVSTARSGYWTPRGSFRPYLLKRMHYSRKYDNSPMPHSVFFRGGYAIHGTGYVRSLGRPASHGCIRLAPGNAARLYSLIRQYGMDDTRIVITN
- a CDS encoding HpcH/HpaI aldolase/citrate lyase family protein, which translates into the protein MGTDLRSRLAKPEPFYFSWMTFPGAIVAGQMARLPYEAVCIDMQHGLAGFTDVASMSPAITASGKPLILRILWNDPGLVGQALDAGATVVIAPMVNTRAQAEALVKAAKYAPAGMRSWGGYAAVQAAGTVPAEYLKEANSRTMIFAMIETEEALGNLDAIAATPGLDGLFVGPNDLSISLGFGLGKDLKVPKLEAAIKAIAAAAKKNKLVPGAFGGSPEACAFFAGHGFRFIAAATDVGLLTAGAKAMQDQLAKV
- a CDS encoding DUF1476 domain-containing protein yields the protein MTIFDKREEGFERKFALDEEMRFRAVARRNRMLGVWAAEKLGLSGSEADAYVKAVVASDFEEAGDHDVFRKVRKDFDDKGVDQSDHQIRRTMDELLGKAVQQLQSEG